Proteins encoded together in one Onychomys torridus chromosome 1, mOncTor1.1, whole genome shotgun sequence window:
- the LOC118596918 gene encoding zinc finger protein interacting with ribonucleoprotein K-like — translation MISLLQVSITEEVDMALMQGCVTFEDVAICFSREEWRLLDKTQRLLYLNVTLQNFVLINSLGCGHRTEDEEHRVSTRASQVWRSETTLSPPKTHLCEKCVPILQNILLLPDLPGQNHSLEARSQFNQHQKHTLTEKLLKNANKASYLKLCLFHTSAKSFPSWDVEKDLPDILSLLKSQVFPNNPKSSKSKEGRKDAHSHKSCKSGACGKTSSQKQTPVHQPKASTGKKLYECSKCGKTFRGKYSLDQHQRVHTGERPWECSDCGKFFSQTSHLNDHRRIHTGERPYECSECGKLFRQNSSLVDHQKIHTGARPYECSQCGKCFSQKATLVKHQRVHTGERPYKCSECGNSFSQSAILNQHRRIHTGAKPYECNQCGKSFSQKATLIKHQRVHTGERPYTCSECGKSFSQSSILIQHRRIHTGARPYECGQCGKSFSQKSGLIQHQVVHTGERPYECDTCGNSFSQCSSLIHHQKCHSA, via the exons GGCTGTGTCACTTTTGAGGATGTAGCCATTTGCTTCTCACGTGAAGAATGGAGACTTCTTGACAAGACTCAGAGGCTGCTTTATCTCAATGTTACACTGCAGAACTTTGTACTTATAAACTCCCTGG GTTGTGGGCATAGAACAGAAGATGAAGAGCACAGAGTTTCTACACGAGCATCACAGGTTTGGAGATCTGAGACAACTCTCTCTCCACCAAAAACTCACCTCTGTGAAAAGTGTGTCCCAATTCTTCAAAACATTTTGCTCCTGCCTGACCTACCTGGGCAGAACCATAGTTTAGAGGCACGTTCACAATTTAATCAGCACCAAAAACATACTCTTACAGAAAAACTCTTGAAGAACGCCAACAAGGCCTCATACTTGAAACTATGCCTATTCCATACGTCAGCAAAGTCCTTCCCCAGTTGGGATGTTGAGAAGGACCTCCCAGACATACTGAGTCTTCTGAAATCCCAGGTCTTTCCTAACAATCCAAAGTCTAGCAAAAGCAAAGAGGGTAGGAAAGACGCTCACAGTCATAAAAGTTGTAAGTCAGGAGCCTGTGGGAAGACTTCCAGTCAAAAACAAACACCTGTGCACCAGCCAAAAGCCTCCACTGGGAAAAAGCTTTATGAGTGCAGCAAATGTGGGAAAACCTTCCGTGGCAAGTATTCGCTTGATCAGCATCAGAGAGTCCACACTGGAGAAAGGCCTTGGGAGTGCAGTGATTGTGGGAAATTCTTTAGCCAAACCTCCCACCTGAATGATCACCGTAGAATCCATACTGGAGAAAGGCCTTATGAGTGCAGTGAATGTGGAAAATTATTTAGACAGAACTCCAGTCTTGTTGACCAccagaaaattcatactggagcAAGACCTTATGAGTGTAGCCAGTGTGGGAAATGCTTTAGTCAAAAAGCTACACTTGTTAAACACCAGAGAGTTCACACTGGAGAAAggccttacaaatgtagtgagtGTGGGAATTCCTTTAGTCAAAGTGCCATTCTTAACCAACACCGGAGAATTCACACTGGAGCAAAGCCTTATGAATGTAACCAGTGTGGGAAATCCTTTAGCCAAAAAGCTACCCTTATTAAACATCAGAGAGTTCACACTGGAGAAAGGCCTTATACATGTAGTGAATGTGGGAAATCCTTCAGTCAAAGCTCTATCCTTATTCAACACCGGAGAATTCACACAGGAGCAAGGCCCTATGAGTGTGGCCAATGTGGAAAGTCCTTTAGCCAAAAGTCTGGTCTCATTCAGCATCAGGTAGTTCACACTGGAGAAAGGCCTTATGAATGTGACACATGTGGGAATTCTTTTAGCCAATGTTCTAGTCTCATTCATCACCAAAAATGTCACAGTGCGTAA